Proteins from one Cellulosilyticum lentocellum DSM 5427 genomic window:
- the radA gene encoding DNA repair protein RadA, which yields MAKAKQIYVCTSCGQVYSKWQGKCDACKEWNTIEEQQPEPVRKTGGARSKGSIPTKRLVDVESSTSARIITGISEFNRVMGGGIVKDSLTIITARPGAGKSTLLLQVAQDVANQGMNVLYASGEESDSQIKNRAERILESIHPNIWIHSDVSMNHVLDLIEEVEADLIIIDSIQTFIMEEYNSRPGSPVQTMECANALLQVAKNGTKPRAIIIVGQMTKDDEIAGVRALEHLVDAVLIIEGESGEELRGVIASKNRFGSTGEAAFFAMTERGMEPIENPSEYFMTMREKNEQVSGSALTVVREGSRPIIVEIESLVSTSFTPYPARISENMKREQLNTLISILEQRGKVQLYDKNVVVKTTGGLKLKEQAVNLAVVMSVVSSEKGKGIPSDTIFIADIGLTGELKRVPTLEARLKEADRMGYKKAYVARKALQREVTFKNLQVIEKNTLSEVIWSVFEERKDLPF from the coding sequence ATGGCAAAAGCAAAGCAAATTTATGTATGTACAAGTTGTGGACAAGTCTATTCAAAATGGCAAGGAAAGTGTGATGCCTGTAAGGAATGGAATACAATAGAAGAACAACAACCAGAGCCTGTAAGAAAAACAGGGGGTGCTAGAAGTAAAGGTTCTATTCCTACTAAAAGGTTAGTTGATGTAGAAAGTAGTACATCCGCTCGTATTATTACAGGGATTAGTGAATTTAATCGTGTAATGGGCGGTGGTATTGTTAAGGATTCTCTTACTATTATTACAGCTAGACCTGGAGCAGGTAAATCTACCTTGTTACTTCAGGTAGCTCAAGATGTAGCTAATCAAGGTATGAATGTTCTCTATGCTTCAGGAGAAGAAAGTGATAGCCAAATCAAAAATAGAGCAGAACGTATTTTAGAGAGTATTCATCCGAATATATGGATTCATTCAGATGTAAGTATGAATCATGTTTTAGATTTAATAGAAGAAGTAGAGGCAGACCTCATTATAATAGATAGTATTCAAACCTTTATCATGGAAGAGTATAACTCAAGGCCAGGCAGTCCTGTGCAAACTATGGAATGTGCTAATGCGCTGTTACAAGTTGCGAAAAATGGTACAAAGCCTAGGGCGATTATTATTGTAGGACAAATGACAAAAGATGATGAAATTGCTGGGGTTAGAGCACTAGAGCACTTAGTAGATGCTGTACTTATTATTGAAGGAGAAAGTGGCGAAGAACTGAGAGGAGTAATTGCATCTAAAAATCGCTTTGGTTCTACAGGAGAAGCAGCTTTCTTTGCTATGACAGAAAGAGGTATGGAACCTATTGAAAATCCATCAGAGTATTTTATGACCATGAGAGAAAAAAATGAGCAAGTTTCTGGGTCAGCCCTTACTGTGGTTAGAGAAGGTTCAAGGCCTATTATTGTAGAAATTGAAAGCCTTGTTAGTACGTCATTTACCCCTTATCCAGCTAGAATCAGTGAAAATATGAAGAGAGAGCAACTTAATACGCTTATTTCTATTCTAGAGCAACGAGGTAAGGTACAACTTTATGATAAGAACGTAGTTGTAAAAACAACAGGTGGTTTAAAACTTAAGGAACAAGCTGTTAACTTAGCTGTAGTCATGAGTGTTGTTTCCTCAGAAAAAGGAAAAGGTATACCAAGTGACACTATTTTTATAGCAGATATTGGCCTTACTGGTGAACTTAAAAGAGTACCAACTTTAGAAGCGAGGCTAAAGGAAGCTGATCGCATGGGATATAAAAAAGCTTATGTAGCTAGAAAGGCTCTTCAAAGAGAAGTGACATTTAAAAATCTACAAGTTATTGAGAAAAACACATTAAGTGAAGTGATTTGGAGTGTGTTTGAAGAAAGAAAGGACTTACCATTTTAA
- a CDS encoding ATP-dependent Clp protease ATP-binding subunit, which produces MEIKFTPQAQMAIEYAEQVMTDFRHGYLGTEHLLVGLIHAKNSVAQKALEACGITEEDILDKIKDIIGMGGSPLVATRDFTPRVKRIFEMSTQLAKQLGSESIGTEYLLISVLKEKNCIAVKLLETLGINISKLLSVLMEMLTGSTQKTEASFSTTKAGEPATKSTTPTLDKYSRDLTTFAREGKFDPIVGREKEIDRVIQILSRRTKNNPCLVGEPGVGKTAVVEGLAQKIASEEIPDLLKGKRVVSLDLSSMISGTKYRGEFEERINKVIEEVRLAGDVILFIDELHTIIGAGAAEGAMDASNILKPSLARGEVQLVGATTLDEYRKHIEKDAALERRFQPVQVEEPSEEETLEILRGIKDKYEVHHQVQITDDAIKAAVKLSARYIADRYLPDKAIDLLDEAASKVRLRAFTAPTNIKELEEQLSSLGEQKEIAIMNEEYEKASEIKRKENEIKEKIANAKVEWDAKHTKNNQVVGEEEIADIVSSWTNIPVKRLAEEETERLKQMEKILHERVVGQEEAIVAVSKAVRRGRVGLKDPNRPIGSFMFLGPTGVGKTELTKALAEAMFGDENAMVRVDMSEYMEKHTVSKMIGSPPGYVGYEEGGQLTEKVRRKPYCVVLFDEIEKAHGDVFNILLQILDDGHITDSRGRRINFKNTIIIMTSNIGARSIISPKKVGFISTEDAEKSYEDMKKNVMEEVKRTFKPEFLNRIDETLVFHPLSTKEIREIADIMIKRLITRISKNVGIEIQLTEEALDFLGKKGYNQAYGARPLRRTIQTYIEDKLSDEILSGNFKEGDVVSVTVDGEVCVFTKQDQLAKVK; this is translated from the coding sequence ATGGAAATTAAGTTTACACCACAGGCCCAAATGGCCATTGAATATGCTGAACAAGTTATGACAGATTTTAGACACGGTTATTTAGGAACTGAACATCTGCTTGTGGGGCTTATTCATGCCAAAAACTCTGTTGCCCAAAAGGCTCTTGAAGCATGTGGAATTACAGAAGAAGACATTTTAGATAAAATTAAAGATATTATTGGTATGGGAGGAAGTCCACTGGTAGCAACCAGGGACTTCACCCCACGTGTTAAACGTATATTTGAAATGAGTACCCAACTTGCAAAACAACTAGGCAGTGAGAGTATTGGAACAGAGTATCTTTTAATTTCAGTATTAAAGGAAAAGAATTGTATAGCAGTTAAATTATTAGAAACATTAGGCATTAATATAAGCAAACTTTTATCTGTTTTAATGGAGATGTTAACAGGTAGCACTCAAAAAACAGAAGCTAGCTTTAGTACGACTAAGGCTGGTGAACCAGCAACTAAGTCTACAACACCTACTTTAGATAAATATAGTAGAGATTTAACAACTTTCGCTAGAGAGGGTAAGTTTGACCCTATTGTGGGACGTGAAAAAGAGATTGATCGTGTGATTCAAATTCTTTCTAGAAGAACCAAAAACAATCCTTGCTTAGTAGGTGAGCCAGGAGTAGGTAAAACTGCCGTAGTAGAAGGCTTAGCACAAAAAATAGCATCAGAAGAAATCCCGGATTTATTAAAAGGTAAACGTGTGGTTTCTTTAGATCTTTCTTCTATGATTTCCGGTACTAAATACCGTGGTGAATTTGAAGAGCGTATTAATAAAGTGATTGAAGAAGTAAGGTTAGCAGGAGATGTTATCTTATTTATTGATGAACTTCATACTATTATTGGAGCGGGTGCAGCAGAAGGTGCCATGGATGCCTCTAATATTTTGAAACCTTCTTTAGCAAGAGGAGAGGTGCAGCTTGTAGGTGCTACGACTTTAGATGAGTACCGCAAACATATTGAAAAAGATGCAGCCCTTGAGAGACGTTTCCAACCTGTACAGGTTGAGGAACCTAGTGAAGAAGAGACCTTAGAAATCTTAAGAGGTATTAAAGATAAATACGAAGTGCATCATCAAGTTCAAATTACAGATGATGCCATTAAAGCAGCTGTTAAGTTGTCTGCTCGCTATATAGCAGACCGCTACTTACCAGATAAAGCCATTGACTTATTAGATGAAGCGGCTTCTAAAGTAAGATTACGAGCTTTTACAGCGCCTACTAATATTAAAGAATTAGAGGAACAGCTGAGTAGTCTAGGTGAACAAAAAGAAATAGCTATTATGAATGAAGAATACGAAAAAGCCAGTGAAATTAAACGTAAGGAAAATGAGATTAAAGAAAAAATCGCTAATGCGAAGGTTGAGTGGGATGCTAAGCATACGAAAAACAACCAAGTGGTTGGCGAAGAAGAAATAGCAGATATCGTAAGTAGCTGGACCAATATTCCAGTTAAACGTTTAGCAGAAGAAGAAACGGAAAGGTTAAAGCAAATGGAGAAAATCCTTCATGAACGCGTAGTTGGTCAAGAGGAAGCCATTGTTGCCGTTTCAAAAGCTGTTAGAAGAGGTCGTGTTGGTTTAAAAGATCCAAACAGACCTATTGGTTCCTTTATGTTCTTAGGACCTACGGGTGTAGGTAAGACAGAGTTAACGAAAGCATTGGCAGAAGCTATGTTTGGAGACGAAAATGCCATGGTACGTGTAGATATGTCTGAGTACATGGAAAAGCATACGGTTTCTAAGATGATTGGTTCACCTCCAGGCTATGTAGGTTACGAAGAAGGTGGCCAATTAACAGAGAAAGTAAGACGTAAACCATACTGCGTTGTTTTATTTGATGAGATTGAAAAGGCCCATGGTGATGTATTTAATATCCTACTTCAGATTTTAGATGATGGCCATATTACCGATTCTAGAGGTAGACGTATTAACTTTAAAAATACGATTATTATCATGACTTCAAATATTGGGGCAAGAAGTATTATTTCACCTAAAAAGGTAGGTTTTATCTCAACTGAGGATGCAGAAAAGTCCTATGAAGATATGAAGAAAAACGTAATGGAAGAAGTGAAGAGAACCTTTAAACCAGAGTTTTTAAATCGTATTGATGAGACACTTGTATTCCATCCATTAAGTACAAAAGAAATTAGAGAGATTGCTGATATTATGATTAAGAGATTAATCACACGTATTAGTAAAAACGTAGGAATAGAAATTCAATTAACCGAAGAAGCCTTAGATTTCTTAGGTAAAAAAGGGTATAATCAAGCCTATGGTGCTAGGCCACTTAGAAGAACGATTCAGACCTATATTGAAGATAAGCTTTCAGATGAAATTTTATCAGGAAACTTCAAAGAGGGAGATGTTGTTTCGGTAACTGTAGATGGTGAAGTATGCGTATTTACTAAACAAGATCAGCTTGCAAAGGTAAAGTAA
- the acpS gene encoding holo-ACP synthase: MIIGIGTDIIEIQRIEKVISKTPRFYKTVYTEEERAYYEAGHKKVESLAGAFAAKEAVSKALGTGFRDFSPCDIEVRRNALGKPEVHLLGGAKQVADELGVGRIHLTISHCQSYSVAYVVIEGVEEK; this comes from the coding sequence ATGATTATAGGTATTGGAACGGATATCATAGAGATTCAAAGAATTGAAAAAGTCATTAGTAAGACACCACGTTTTTATAAAACAGTTTATACAGAAGAGGAACGTGCATACTATGAAGCAGGACATAAAAAAGTAGAGAGCCTAGCAGGGGCTTTTGCAGCCAAAGAAGCGGTTAGTAAAGCTTTAGGGACAGGTTTTAGAGATTTCTCACCTTGTGACATAGAGGTGAGGAGAAATGCCCTTGGTAAACCAGAAGTTCATTTACTCGGCGGGGCCAAACAAGTAGCAGATGAACTAGGGGTAGGGCGAATTCATTTAACGATTTCTCACTGTCAGAGCTATTCAGTAGCTTACGTGGTGATAGAGGGAGTGGAGGAAAAATGA
- the alr gene encoding alanine racemase: MESHRPRVVAEVNLGAIEHNYKQIRQHIPNHTEIMAIVKADGYGHGAKEVANFLQEQGVNRFAVAIVAEGEELRSSGITSPILVLGYTPRADIKTLIENDLTQTVFSYEMAKTISDEAGRLGKTVNIHLKVDTGMGRIGFLSSPKSIEEILMITKLPHINLEGIFTHFSTADEEDTSYTKEQWSIFEGFLKELSEVGLELPIIHAANSAAIMCHEYTHLNLVRPGIILYGYYPSPYLGGKVLDLEPAMTLKTQVVHVKELPEGQYVGYGRKFYTHQKTKIATIPVGYADGYSRNLGNKGRVLIRGQYAPIIGNICMDQFMVDVTHIKGVSVEDEVVLFGKQQDAVIPVEEIAQSLGTINYEIVCMIGKRVPRIYIKP, encoded by the coding sequence ATGGAATCTCATAGACCACGTGTTGTTGCAGAAGTTAATTTAGGTGCAATAGAACATAATTATAAACAAATTCGTCAGCATATACCGAATCATACAGAAATAATGGCTATTGTCAAAGCAGATGGTTATGGTCATGGTGCCAAGGAAGTAGCGAACTTTTTACAAGAGCAAGGTGTCAATCGTTTTGCAGTTGCTATTGTAGCAGAAGGTGAAGAACTAAGAAGTAGTGGTATCACATCACCTATTTTAGTTTTAGGCTATACACCACGAGCAGATATTAAAACACTTATAGAAAATGATTTAACTCAAACTGTTTTTTCTTATGAAATGGCAAAAACCATATCTGATGAAGCAGGCCGCCTTGGTAAGACCGTCAATATTCATTTAAAGGTAGATACAGGGATGGGGCGCATTGGTTTTTTATCGTCACCTAAAAGTATAGAAGAGATTTTAATGATTACAAAGCTTCCTCATATTAATTTAGAAGGTATTTTTACACACTTTTCTACAGCGGATGAAGAAGATACAAGTTATACAAAAGAACAATGGAGTATATTTGAAGGCTTTTTAAAAGAATTAAGTGAAGTAGGGCTTGAACTTCCTATTATTCATGCAGCTAATAGCGCAGCCATTATGTGTCATGAGTATACGCATTTAAACTTAGTAAGACCTGGTATTATTCTTTATGGATACTATCCTTCACCTTATTTAGGAGGGAAAGTACTAGACCTTGAGCCAGCCATGACACTTAAAACGCAAGTTGTTCATGTGAAAGAACTGCCAGAAGGTCAGTACGTCGGCTATGGTAGAAAATTTTACACCCATCAGAAAACTAAAATTGCTACGATTCCAGTCGGTTATGCAGATGGTTATTCAAGAAATTTAGGTAATAAGGGCAGAGTTCTCATAAGAGGACAGTATGCACCTATAATAGGAAATATTTGTATGGACCAATTTATGGTTGATGTCACTCATATCAAAGGTGTATCCGTAGAAGATGAGGTTGTACTCTTTGGTAAACAACAAGATGCAGTCATTCCAGTTGAAGAAATTGCTCAAAGCTTAGGCACCATTAATTACGAGATTGTATGTATGATTGGTAAAAGAGTTCCACGTATTTATATAAAACCTTAA
- a CDS encoding CBS domain-containing protein: MRAKDIMNRPVVFVRNEELLEDIINILMKHQISGVPVVDENNQLVGVVSEKDLMTKEKGLNISSYIAFMTSILGIDGKKQLGESRAILQTTTAKEVMSTPAFAVHEEATIEEVVSLMMNRHINRIPVINEDNKLVGIIGRTDLLPLLLNR, translated from the coding sequence ATGCGTGCAAAAGATATTATGAATAGACCGGTTGTTTTTGTAAGAAATGAAGAATTGTTAGAAGATATTATTAACATTTTAATGAAACATCAAATTAGTGGCGTACCTGTTGTTGATGAGAACAACCAATTAGTAGGGGTTGTGAGTGAAAAAGATTTAATGACAAAGGAAAAAGGTTTAAATATTTCATCATATATAGCGTTTATGACGAGTATATTAGGTATAGATGGGAAAAAGCAGTTAGGAGAAAGTAGAGCAATACTACAAACCACAACTGCCAAAGAAGTGATGTCCACTCCTGCCTTTGCCGTACATGAGGAAGCTACTATTGAAGAGGTTGTATCACTTATGATGAACAGACATATTAATCGCATACCTGTTATTAATGAAGATAACAAGCTTGTAGGTATTATAGGTAGAACAGACTTACTTCCCTTATTGTTAAACCGTTAG
- a CDS encoding GyrI-like domain-containing protein encodes MEYEIVNITEKLLVGVGARTNNQSPNVTQIIGGLWQQLFGENLYLTMNQKKDDTTICLYDHYEADWTGDYDVTIGCEVNTIEGNEAYIVKHIQAGRYAKFILKGDMNQVVPMFWNKLWQMKELKRSYKSDFEHYINNDVQNSEIHMYISIE; translated from the coding sequence ATGGAATATGAAATAGTTAATATAACGGAGAAGCTATTAGTAGGTGTAGGTGCTCGCACTAATAATCAATCGCCTAATGTAACACAGATTATAGGAGGTTTATGGCAGCAATTGTTTGGTGAAAACCTCTATTTAACAATGAATCAAAAGAAAGATGATACAACTATTTGTCTTTATGATCACTATGAAGCAGATTGGACAGGAGATTATGATGTAACAATAGGGTGTGAGGTAAATACTATAGAGGGGAATGAGGCTTATATAGTTAAGCATATTCAAGCGGGAAGATATGCCAAGTTTATTTTAAAGGGAGATATGAATCAAGTTGTACCAATGTTTTGGAATAAACTTTGGCAAATGAAAGAATTGAAGAGAAGCTATAAGAGTGACTTTGAACACTATATTAATAATGATGTACAGAATAGTGAGATTCATATGTATATAAGTATAGAATAA
- a CDS encoding type II toxin-antitoxin system PemK/MazF family toxin → MQVKRGDIFYADLSPVIGSEQGGIRPVLVVQNDVGNKFSPTVICAAITSKINKAKLPTHVEIDAAEYELVKNSVILLEQIRTIDKRRLKEKICHLDDRLMAQVDKGIMISFALQ, encoded by the coding sequence GTGCAAGTAAAACGTGGAGATATTTTTTATGCGGACTTAAGTCCAGTTATTGGTTCAGAACAAGGGGGCATTCGCCCTGTATTAGTAGTACAAAATGATGTTGGTAACAAATTTAGCCCTACAGTGATCTGTGCGGCAATCACTTCAAAGATTAACAAAGCAAAGCTACCTACACATGTAGAGATTGATGCAGCAGAATATGAGCTTGTTAAAAATTCTGTTATACTCCTCGAGCAAATCAGAACGATTGATAAGAGACGACTAAAGGAAAAAATCTGTCATTTAGACGATAGGCTTATGGCACAAGTAGACAAAGGGATTATGATTAGTTTCGCATTACAATAA
- a CDS encoding LolA family protein, with product MNKVQRFAVLSFLLMMTLALSGCLNNQGASSVKDFFDDFKGYEAQVKVSLLKDSKPNVLRMKQKADLKGNYEYILEEPTHLKGLCVTYDGRRITQYHPATGQTVECEPSQARQEMLLTSFVERYQSSKEVKKDVVKQDGKTLVTIEMPIEGGFKYMAKEKLYLDEEKLLPIQMIIYDETGNITLQVDYESFKYND from the coding sequence ATGAATAAAGTACAAAGGTTTGCTGTATTAAGCTTTTTACTTATGATGACATTAGCTTTATCAGGTTGTTTAAACAACCAAGGTGCTTCTAGTGTTAAAGATTTCTTTGATGATTTCAAGGGTTATGAAGCACAGGTAAAGGTAAGTTTATTGAAGGATTCAAAACCTAATGTACTAAGGATGAAACAAAAAGCCGATTTAAAAGGCAATTATGAATATATCTTAGAAGAACCAACTCATTTAAAGGGCTTATGTGTCACCTATGATGGAAGGCGCATTACCCAGTACCACCCAGCTACAGGTCAAACAGTTGAGTGTGAACCTAGTCAGGCTCGCCAAGAAATGCTTTTAACCAGTTTTGTAGAACGCTATCAATCCTCTAAAGAGGTGAAGAAAGATGTGGTTAAGCAAGATGGTAAAACTTTAGTGACAATTGAAATGCCTATAGAAGGTGGGTTCAAGTATATGGCTAAAGAAAAGCTTTATTTAGATGAGGAGAAACTGTTACCTATTCAAATGATTATATATGATGAAACAGGCAATATTACCTTACAGGTTGACTACGAAAGTTTCAAATACAATGATTAG
- a CDS encoding NAD(P)H-hydrate dehydratase, which produces MKLMTPSAMHALDEAAIKEYGIPGILLMEHAAYHLFKHLQGRDKAESVVIVCGPGNNGGDGLALARQLFSWGQSKVKVLLLAPREKLSEDGRTYFDVCQKLQVDMMEVDKQNRDTAFKSLEAAKVIVDALFGTGLTRPVEGLYAEMIDHMNQSTAYKLSVDIPSGLDGNTGKVQGIGVMADYTITFVLPKKGLYQYPAPLYTGVVEVVDIGMPKALVEAAQADTFSIEEEEMKVLLPRRAMRSNKGSFGKVLVIGGSQGMSGAPALTSMAAYKVGSGTVTAAVPYAILEIMEQKLTEVIHCGLPDEDGFFSKEAEKIIGAMLDRYDVIAIGPGLGRNRSVLPVLIDVLISDKPCVIDADALYFIPELTDLLRIRKAPTIITPHPGEMARLTGLTIAEILEQPLEIAKKVAQDLQVITVLKLERTVIADPNGDTYINRYGNSGLAKGGSGDVLTGIITGLLAQSLKAGLPAMAAAKLGCFLHAKAGDEAAKDLTEYSFLPSDTIHYLSQLLKALI; this is translated from the coding sequence ATGAAGTTAATGACACCTTCAGCCATGCATGCTTTAGATGAAGCAGCGATTAAAGAATATGGCATTCCAGGCATTTTATTAATGGAGCATGCGGCTTATCATTTGTTTAAGCATTTGCAAGGTAGAGATAAGGCAGAATCTGTTGTTATCGTATGTGGACCTGGTAATAATGGAGGGGATGGTTTAGCTTTAGCAAGACAATTATTCAGCTGGGGGCAGAGCAAGGTGAAAGTGTTACTTTTAGCCCCTAGAGAGAAGCTAAGTGAAGATGGAAGAACCTATTTTGATGTTTGCCAAAAATTACAGGTGGACATGATGGAGGTAGATAAGCAAAATAGAGATACGGCTTTTAAAAGTTTAGAAGCCGCCAAGGTGATTGTAGATGCTTTATTTGGAACGGGTTTAACAAGACCTGTAGAAGGTTTATATGCTGAAATGATTGACCATATGAATCAAAGTACAGCTTATAAATTAAGTGTAGATATACCATCAGGTCTAGATGGCAATACCGGGAAAGTACAAGGCATAGGTGTGATGGCAGATTATACTATTACCTTTGTACTGCCTAAAAAGGGACTGTATCAGTATCCAGCACCGCTATATACAGGAGTGGTAGAGGTAGTGGATATTGGTATGCCCAAAGCGTTGGTAGAAGCAGCTCAAGCAGATACCTTTTCTATAGAAGAAGAGGAGATGAAGGTGCTTTTACCAAGAAGAGCTATGCGTAGCAATAAAGGAAGCTTTGGAAAGGTATTAGTCATCGGTGGGAGTCAGGGGATGTCAGGAGCCCCCGCTCTAACCAGTATGGCCGCCTATAAGGTGGGTAGTGGTACTGTTACTGCTGCCGTACCTTATGCTATATTAGAAATAATGGAACAGAAGTTAACAGAGGTAATTCATTGTGGTTTACCAGATGAAGATGGTTTTTTCAGTAAAGAAGCTGAAAAAATAATAGGAGCCATGCTAGATCGCTATGATGTGATTGCTATAGGTCCTGGTCTTGGTAGAAACAGAAGTGTATTGCCAGTGCTCATAGATGTTCTTATAAGTGATAAGCCCTGCGTCATAGATGCAGATGCACTTTATTTCATTCCGGAACTTACAGATCTGCTCCGTATTCGAAAAGCACCAACAATAATAACCCCTCATCCTGGTGAAATGGCAAGACTCACAGGACTTACGATAGCAGAAATACTAGAACAACCTTTAGAGATTGCCAAAAAAGTGGCACAGGATTTACAGGTGATAACAGTATTAAAGCTAGAAAGAACAGTGATAGCAGACCCTAATGGTGACACATATATAAACAGATATGGTAATTCAGGCTTAGCTAAAGGTGGAAGTGGTGATGTTTTAACGGGCATCATTACGGGGCTATTAGCTCAAAGTTTAAAGGCAGGTTTGCCTGCAATGGCTGCAGCCAAGTTAGGTTGTTTCTTACATGCTAAGGCAGGTGATGAAGCAGCTAAAGATTTGACTGAATATAGCTTCTTGCCAAGCGACACCATTCATTATTTAAGTCAATTATTAAAGGCGCTTATTTAA
- a CDS encoding ferredoxin, translating to MKAIVDHDICIGCGLCASISEEVFTMNADGLSEPIADSIADELVEAAEEACSSCPVDAITIEK from the coding sequence ATGAAAGCAATCGTTGATCATGATATATGTATTGGATGCGGTTTATGTGCATCTATATCTGAAGAAGTTTTTACTATGAACGCAGACGGTTTATCAGAACCAATTGCAGATTCAATCGCAGATGAATTAGTAGAAGCTGCTGAAGAAGCTTGTAGTAGCTGCCCAGTTGATGCTATTACTATAGAGAAATAA
- a CDS encoding AEC family transporter, producing MELTKVYIQLGILFILMLTGYLLGKLKFFTAENNATFSKFIVNVALPAVIISGMNMPLTKENMNRALTIFGLSFIVYALTFIIAWFIPKGLTKNNQQRGVLSFMLMFSNCAFMGYPVLGALLGQEAIFYVAIYNICFNILVYTLGIKLLETGNNQSKSFDYKLLINPGIIASLIGLVLFVSGIELPAFISGSIDAIGSICTPLSMIVIGSMLSLLSLKKMFGETKIYILAIVRLFLLPFIIFTLLKYILRIEDSWLIMIPVIVAGMPVASNAAMMAEAYESDAELASQGVLITTLLSCISIPLLIYFI from the coding sequence ATGGAATTAACAAAGGTTTACATACAGCTTGGCATTTTATTTATACTCATGTTAACGGGCTATCTATTGGGTAAACTTAAATTTTTTACAGCAGAAAATAATGCAACCTTTTCAAAATTTATTGTTAATGTTGCATTACCAGCAGTTATTATTTCTGGAATGAATATGCCGCTGACAAAAGAAAATATGAATAGAGCACTCACAATATTTGGATTATCATTTATTGTCTATGCGCTGACCTTTATAATCGCTTGGTTCATACCTAAAGGGCTTACAAAGAACAATCAGCAAAGAGGTGTTTTAAGCTTTATGCTCATGTTTTCTAACTGCGCTTTTATGGGATATCCAGTACTTGGGGCCTTACTTGGGCAAGAAGCCATTTTTTATGTAGCTATTTACAATATTTGTTTTAATATTTTAGTTTATACTTTAGGTATTAAATTACTTGAAACAGGCAACAATCAAAGCAAAAGTTTTGATTATAAGCTTCTCATTAATCCAGGGATTATAGCAAGTTTAATAGGCCTTGTATTATTTGTGTCAGGTATAGAGCTACCAGCATTTATAAGTGGAAGTATTGATGCTATAGGCAGTATTTGCACACCCCTTTCTATGATTGTTATAGGAAGCATGTTAAGCCTTTTATCACTGAAGAAAATGTTTGGGGAAACAAAGATATATATTTTGGCAATTGTGAGACTTTTTTTACTTCCTTTCATTATTTTTACATTATTAAAGTATATACTAAGGATAGAGGATTCATGGCTTATTATGATTCCTGTTATAGTAGCAGGTATGCCTGTGGCTAGTAACGCAGCAATGATGGCAGAAGCTTATGAAAGTGATGCGGAGCTAGCTTCTCAGGGGGTTTTAATTACGACCTTGCTTAGTTGCATTTCTATACCGCTACTTATATACTTTATTTAG